The following is a genomic window from Candidatus Kryptoniota bacterium.
AAGTATTTGACGTTTTGGGCAAAGAGGTGGGAACATTGACAAATCAAAAATACAATGCCGGGGCACATTCAATCCAATTTAACGCATCAAATCTGGCGAGTGGGACATATCTTTATCGTCTTACAGCAGGAGAAAATGTTGCTACTCGTAAGATCGTATTGATAAAATGATATCGGGTGTCTAACCTCAATAATCAATAAGTCAACACGGCAATCGTATTTTGACAATGTGAATTTGCAAAAGGATAGCTCTTCGGGATAAAGATATTCCGTACGGCTGCCTCTAAGGCTCCGACCGCTGTCATCTGTTTCATACCACACCCGAAACATTCCAGCATAGGTGTGTATACGACTGCCCTCCCCCGATTGATGTCCCAGTGTGAAGTCAGTAGTCCCCTCAAGGATAGACAGTGCAAAGGTAAAGGAGTGGTTATGACAAGCGTCAGGAGCCACGTTAGCCAACAGTCTCGACTAATGTGCTTGGCTCCCCGATGGGAACGATGAGCCGACCAGAGTGCTTAACCATGATCGGTCCCGTCCACAATACATTCGGGCAGGAGGAATATTGTATGCAGACGAAACGTTTGTCTTTCCGTGCTTCCCAAGATCACGCACCTAGAATCGGTACGAATGTTCCATCTTATTTCGCGTATCGAGAGAACATGAGAGACATCGATTCAATCAAAACTTCACAGTAACATCTTGCTTATCAGCGTCCGCTGCCTTGAACAATTCTGCGGGCATGTAATTGAGCATTCTCGCGATGAACAGGTACGGCAACTGTGCTATACGAATATTGAACGTATTCACGGAATCATTATAGAATTCCCGTCTGTCGGCAATTTGACTTTCTATCTCAGTAATCCTGCCCTGAAATTGGATGAACATCTGATCGGCTTTCAACTCGGGATAATTTTCAGATACAGCAAAAAGTGATTTCAGCGTTGATGTCATCATATTGTCGGCTTGCGCTTTTTCCGGTATTGTTTTCGCCTGAGCGTACGCCGCCCGTGCCTGAGTGACTTGTATTTGTACATCCTTTTCAAAGTTCATATATCCCTTTACGGACTCCAATAACTTTGTCAGTTCATCGTGGCGTTGTTTCAGGAGGACATCGATATTGCTCCAGGCTTTCCCGATGTTATTCTTCAGCAGAACAAGACCATTATAGATCGACACAAGATAGCCGGCGAACACGATGACGACGAGAAGAAGAATTACAATGATTAAGATTCCCATATGGATATCCTCATAATAGGTTTATTAGATAAAGTATTCCCAAAAATCCCGTAACGAAAATCACTATGCCATACGAAAGCCCGGCGAGCATTTCCCATTTCTCTTGATAGATCGCATACTTTTCTCGGCTGTCCGAGATAACGAATCGTGCGGTTTCCGTCCCTCCCTGGATCAGAAGTTGTTCTGTTGGTCCGTCCTTTCTGATCCCCGCCGATCCGAGAATGAACACCGGATCATTCGGCGCCAAGAACTGTTCGACATAACGTCTGTCGCCGGGTCTGGGAGAAAAATTCTCTGACACGGCATCGTCGGCATCTTTCGAAGAGCCATCCTGATTCAACATTCCGAGCTCTCTATCTGAAATCTCAACTTCAGCACCTTCCGGGTCAACCATAATCTGTCCGGTTTCGTCTTTAACCCAAAAAGGAATCTTGAATGTTGGTCCAGGTACCGTCTTCCATCCGCCCGAGTTGTCAGAGTCTGAATCGTCATCCGCGGAATATATTTCCAATTCACTCCGGCAGTACACGCACGGCGACTTAGAATACGGAGTCGTGAGAACATTTTGCGAAAGAATCGTACCGCTTATTTCCACCGGTCCAATAGCCACCGATCGAATCTTTGAGCGCGGAATGTTGCGCATAAACTCCAGCTCATTCATCTTTGCAAAACCAAATTGAAAAAGGATAGAACCAATGACAACAAGAAAATACGGTGCAATTGAAAATGTAATGGAGGTGATGAACCACAAAACGAAATGATTTGAGGCAAGCATCAATAGAAGGATAATGAGCAAGAGAACGAGACCGAAGACAAAACTGCCACCCGAATTCACAACGTCGGAAAACTTGTCTTCTAAGCCGCTGTATGCAAAGAATCGTTTGTAGAGGTACCACGATAGCAATAGGCAGATAACGAACACTGAGATGTACAGTATAGATGAATCCATTTGGCGGAGTCCTATATGTACCTATTATTTCTTACTAATTCGATGATTGGAATATATATAAAAGTGATATGCCCCCTGCTGTGCACAAATGATAAGTTAGTATTCCGGCGGGGCATTGGCAACTCGAAGATCGATCTCGCGGGCCCTCGGCCTTCAATTGAATTAAGGGAATCGTCAGCGAGCCATGACAAGACCTGAAGATGTTTACTTGTAGGATCGCACTTCACTTTGATCTTGCTCCGCGATCGGAACGATGACTCGATCTTGTTGACGTTCAAAATCGAGGTTGTAATACAAAAATTGGCAGGAGGAAGGATTTTTCTAAACACGGCGCCGCCCTAAGCCTGATGAGGGCTTCCGTATTTCTTGCCCTTATTTGTCCGTAGTGCTCTGAATGGCAACAACCACCCATTTGCCACGGGATTGCTACAATCGATCAGGCTCTGGACATCCGGTGGTGATGATTATGGCGGTGGACCAGGTACCTATCGGGTATACTCAGAGATAACATGCCACCGATCAAGAGAGCCAACGTGATCATCTCGCGTCTCCATTTCCCACGGGTGTAATTTCGGCTCCAATACCCTGACACGGCCACTACACCGAATAAAAGCCATACGGAAGAGAGTGTCAACCAAAGTACATGGTAATTGCTCATTCACAACCCCCTCTTGATTTGATTTTACCCGTAAAGCATACGTTAACTTAGACTCAAAATAATGTAACTGCTGACCGCTCTATTGTCAAGATTTCGGACCTTTTCCTTACTAAGACCAGGTATACGGATTTGATTTCAGTCTGGTCTGATGGATTGTTGTTGCAGTGGTCGCCTGCACTGAAATACTTAATGCGGGGTTAACTGATGTCATGCGGAGCATTACACCAAAGGGAGGGGATCAAGAAAAGTGTTATACTCCATCACAGATGCAAGTTCAAACCCGTTCGCTTTGCAAAACATGATTTCTTTAGATGACTTTGGAGAGATGAGCCAACCCAGCAATCAGCTTGGACAAAGTTTATGATTGACAGATGAATTCTGACAAACTTGCCCCCATGTTTTGTACTAATGTGAAGTTAGTAATCCGGTCGGGTACTGGCAGTTCGAAGTTCGCGCGCGCGGCTTTGGCTTTCAACTGAGCGACGGGAAATAGTCTTCCCGACAAGAGCAAGGAAGTGACTACTCACACCAACATGACAAGAATTGAAGATTTTAACCGGGAAGTTCGCACATCGGGTGGGCTTTGCTCCCCGATCGGAACGATGACTCGAACTGTTTTACTCTCAAGAAAAAAGTCAAGTTGACGAGGGTGGCGCGACGAATGTTTTGCTTGGTCGAGATTGCTAACTTAACATCGGAACACTTATCGGGGGCAGGTCAGGTTGATATCCGCGTCAGTTCATGCACCAGCCGAGTTGGTTTCACCTGTGCTCCTATCTCCCAGCCCGACAAAAAGTGATTGGACAACCAGAACGATTGCAGCAGCCGTTGAGTGAGATCGGCAAAATGATTCGTTGAGATGGTGTTCGATGAGATCACCTTCGCAACGCAGCCTTTGAAAGAAGAAAATCGGGGATACTGGCATCAAGCGTTACACCATCGATTAGAAACTCTGTCCCCTCTCCCTCTTTCATCACATCTTTATATAAAACCGACTTCGCCAACCAATGGTCCTGAACTTTCATTACCTCCCGTACATCAACGGTCTTTAGCAGTTTTCCACTTTTGGCGTACAGGTTTTCCCTGAGAACAATAAATCGTGCTTTGTCGACCCATATCCGACGATGGTCGTAAGCGATATCTTCCTTTATCGCCTTCAGGTCGAGGACCCAACATAGCCTACCTGTCACCGTATCTTCTGAAGAAATCGTTGCCGAGTACATGTTCGGGAGATGCGGATCATCCATCATGTCTTCGTACGACAGGTCGGAACCCATCAAGGACTGTCGGAGCAAATGTCCGGAAATCATGATCGTGCGGTCGGTCGAAGGGGAATATTCCCACAGCATATCTTTGAGCTTCAACATTTTCGTCCCCTGCTCACGGGCCGGGGCAACGAATTCCGTAAACGATTCGTCCGTGCCCCGCTGCCAAGATTTTGACTCCACGGTCCGCATTTCCCGGAGCCCGTGGATGACCATGCGTGATTCCACTATCTTGGTTTCTGAAAACATGTTCTTATCGACTCTGTTGAGTATCTCGTCTCCTGAAAGAGCCTGTAAATAGTTGACAGGCAGCAGGAGGGAGAGAATTAGCCACATCATGGTGATCATGTTTCAAGCTCCTTGAACAATTGCGATGTTTGTCGTCTGTAGATCCCGATGCCGGACATCGCGGTGCCCAGAAATGTAGCAAGCAGGCCGGGGAAGAAGCCGATCACAAAGGTAAGACCCGTGATTTGCGCCCGCACGACGTTCGGCAGCATCATCGTGCTGTCTTTCATGATCGCACCGATGTTGAAACCGTGTACCTGCAAATAGAATGCGATCGCAAGCCCGAAAAGCGTACCCACAATCGATCCGATGCAACCGATTGCCAAGGATTCCGTGAGCATAGAAAGATACACATGCGTCTTGTCCTCACCCATGGCGAGGCGGAGGCCGATTTCGCCATACCGGCGCAAGCTTCCCGTTAAGCCCGCATTCCACAAAACGATCGACATGGCAACCAAGAATACGCCGACGATGACTGCAGAAAATATATCGACATAGTCGATGTAGTCTGAAAGTCCGCTGAGCGTTCGCAGCGTTCCCATGACCGGCGCGAAAGAAACAGCGTTCGATGGCGTACTGTCCGAACTGACCATGTGGCGAGCATTGAACTGCGCTGTCACCGCATTTGCCCGGTCCTCGTGATACAAATCGTCCGCAAAGAATCCCAGTATTTCTCCTGCCCCTCCTTGCATATCCAGCGCTTGCTGTATGTCGGAGATGTCGGCAATTACCATTCCCTTATCCATCGCGGCAATACCAAACCGAACCGTCCCGACAACGACGAAGTTTGTCACACTCATACTTCCATACATCGTCGAGCTGATCAAGGTCGCCGTGTCTCCCGGCTGGACACCCAACTTTTCCGCCAATTCTTCGCCGGCAAGTATTTCTCCGTGACTTCTCGGGACCCGCCCACGGACAATGGCGTCTTTCATATTGAGGATTTTCCATTCAGCGCTCCCCGCCGACAGCAAATCTACCGCCAAGCCGCTGACTGGGCCCTGGGCTTTGGTTTCGTGGTGTTCATCGGGGATATCGAGCAATCCACCGAATTTGATCCGCGGAACCCAGACAAGATCGGGGTAATCGTGTCTTAGCTCGGTGATGAGCGTATCGATTCCGAGGAGCGCCAACTCGTTGGATGCTTGGTCTGCCTCCTTTGCGTACGCCCTGGTCATTACATCGACGTACCCGGTGTTGAAGTGGGCGGTCGACTGAATCATACTCGAAATTGCACCGTTGATCCACGCCTGCAGGAAGACGACCAGCATCACCCCGGCAAGAACGGTCAGGAACGGAAAGAGCGATCTTGACCTGTCCCGCAAGAGTCCTTTGAGGAGAAACTTAATCATGACATTTTCCCCCTCAGTGCATCGGTGGGTTTCAGGTGCGCTATCTTTCTTGTCGGAAGGAAACTGACGATGGTTGTCACAGTGCAGACCAGGATTGTCGTACCAATCACCAGCGCCGGAGAATAGGCGGGGAATAGCTTTTCCCCGATAGCAAAACCCAAGCTGTCCGCAGCATTTGGGAGTTCGAAACCCCTATTGGCCGCAATCGCGAGAAGAGGTATCCCGTACACCGCAGCGACGACAGCTGCCAGAATGCTGTGAAATGCTCCTTCGAATGTAAACAATTCAATGACGTTCGTCCTTGTCATCCCAAGGGCCATGAGCGTTCCCATCTCCTTCCGGCGCCGCCAGATTGAAAGAACCTGCGTGTCAAATATTGCCAGCATAGCCAGAAACAGAAGGAGAAGATACATGATACTTGCGCCAATGCTTTTCATTTTTACGAGCGAATGTATGCTTTTCAAAAGGAATGAGAGATCCTTGAAGTTCCAGTCGGCGACATTGTCCACCGGTACGACATTCTTTTTTAAGACGACAATCGTTGCTTGGTTCTCTGTGCGAGTGAAATTCCGGAGCTGTTCCAATGGGATCCATATCTGTTCGTTGTCGATGTCCTGCACAGTCGTTTTGAACACCTTCTTGATCGTTACATCGCGCGCATCGAACGTGCCGTGGATGTCCCGCCACTGCACCGTCACCACATCCCCTTCGTGTATTCCGGCGCTCTTCGCCATCCTAGTCCCAATCACACCAGGAATTTCCTGAGATGTGTCCTTTAATAGCTCAGAAGGAATTGACAGGATCTTCTGATCCGGATCGATTCCCTTCAGGAGAATAGAGCGGAATCGGCCCTGAGGATAGATGGTCCCTCTTCGAATAAGGATAGGTGTTGCCTTTGCCTCTGATATGAGCGACTGAAGCTGAGGTGGCAGCACTTCGTGAGCGTCGTCCAACGAGAGCGGGTCATACGGATCGTACGACTTCTGCCAATACTGTCCACCTGCGTAGAGGTCGTCGATAGTTGCACGTTCCACCTGGTCGTTCAGTCCGTCATAGAATCCCTGCACGAAGATGATGGCAACAAATGAGAACGAGAGAGCGATAACATTAAGCCATGTCCGTAGACCAGCACTAAGGATATTTCGAATTGCCAGTTTCAACGTAAGCATAGTCTACCTCACGATTGCGATTCTTCTGCGAGACGTTCGTCCTTTGCGACCTTTCCGTCTACCAGAGTCACCTTCCGCCTGAGATACCCGATGACTTTTTCATCGTGTGTCGCGAAGACGAACGTTGTTTTGAGGTTCTGATTCAGCTGCAACATCGTTTTCATAATATGGTGGGAATTTGCCGCATCAAGGTTCGCGGTTGGTTCATCGGCCAACACGAGCTCGGGTTTCTTCACCATCGCCCTCGCAATCGCAACTCTCTGACTCTGTCCACCTGAAAGTTGCGACGGTCTGGAATCCGCCCTATCTCCAAGGCCGACCCATTCCAGCGCCTCTTCGACAAGTTGCTTTCGTCGGGATGCGTCAACCCTCTGTAACAGGAGTGGAAACTCGACATTTTCATAGACGGTGTAGACAGGAAGGAGGTTGAACGTCTGGAAGATGAATCCGATGTGTTCGTTTCTGAGACGAGCCGCTTCTTTGTGCGACAAGGATTCCACGTTGCGCCCCAGGACGACAGCGCTCCCGTGAGATGGAGCATCAAGAGCACCCAAAATATTGAGTAGTGTGGTCTTGCCTGAACCGCTCGGACCCACGAGACCCACGAACTCTCCCCGAATTATAGAAAGGGTGATGTGGTCGAGCGCAGTAAGATTCGTCTGACTGAGCGCATAGATTTTGTCAAGATTTTCGGTCGTTATCAGTGTCGCATTCTGCATACGCTGCTCCATCTTATGTCCGCAAAGAAATATGAAAATCCATCTAATGATTGAACACGGCCATCACTTGAAACCCCGTTCCCGCAAACGCGTTTGTGCCCCCTTGATTCCGATAGATCTGAATAGTCTCCGGATTCCAGAATCCGAGGAGATACAAACTCCAGTTGTCGTACTTGCGCTGCCAGGTTGCGATCCGGTACCATTGCTTATTGTTCCAGTCCCGATAAACAATGGCCGACAGCTGGTCGAGTATTCCCAGTGGATAGCTCATCGATAATCCCGAGAAACCCTGACCATTTGCGGAGGCAAGAGCGGCTGGTGGATTTTCCATTCTGAAATATTCCATCGCGACGTACAATCCGTTCCCGACTGCAATTGTGTAATCTGCTCCAAGCGTCCATTGCCGCTGAAAGTGCAGATCAGGGATGTCGGTCTCTTCGCGGATCAGCACCGCCTCAAACCACACACCGATGCCGATATCCCATTTCCCGTCCAATCCCAACCGGTCTTCGGGAACGTTCGTATTCATCGGCTGCAGTGCAAAAGGCAAGAGCAAACCAAGGTCCGCGCGTCTGTGATGATACGTAATGCC
Proteins encoded in this region:
- a CDS encoding outer membrane lipoprotein-sorting protein → MITMMWLILSLLLPVNYLQALSGDEILNRVDKNMFSETKIVESRMVIHGLREMRTVESKSWQRGTDESFTEFVAPAREQGTKMLKLKDMLWEYSPSTDRTIMISGHLLRQSLMGSDLSYEDMMDDPHLPNMYSATISSEDTVTGRLCWVLDLKAIKEDIAYDHRRIWVDKARFIVLRENLYAKSGKLLKTVDVREVMKVQDHWLAKSVLYKDVMKEGEGTEFLIDGVTLDASIPDFLLSKAALRR
- a CDS encoding FtsX-like permease family protein, coding for MIKFLLKGLLRDRSRSLFPFLTVLAGVMLVVFLQAWINGAISSMIQSTAHFNTGYVDVMTRAYAKEADQASNELALLGIDTLITELRHDYPDLVWVPRIKFGGLLDIPDEHHETKAQGPVSGLAVDLLSAGSAEWKILNMKDAIVRGRVPRSHGEILAGEELAEKLGVQPGDTATLISSTMYGSMSVTNFVVVGTVRFGIAAMDKGMVIADISDIQQALDMQGGAGEILGFFADDLYHEDRANAVTAQFNARHMVSSDSTPSNAVSFAPVMGTLRTLSGLSDYIDYVDIFSAVIVGVFLVAMSIVLWNAGLTGSLRRYGEIGLRLAMGEDKTHVYLSMLTESLAIGCIGSIVGTLFGLAIAFYLQVHGFNIGAIMKDSTMMLPNVVRAQITGLTFVIGFFPGLLATFLGTAMSGIGIYRRQTSQLFKELET
- a CDS encoding ABC transporter ATP-binding protein — protein: MQNATLITTENLDKIYALSQTNLTALDHITLSIIRGEFVGLVGPSGSGKTTLLNILGALDAPSHGSAVVLGRNVESLSHKEAARLRNEHIGFIFQTFNLLPVYTVYENVEFPLLLQRVDASRRKQLVEEALEWVGLGDRADSRPSQLSGGQSQRVAIARAMVKKPELVLADEPTANLDAANSHHIMKTMLQLNQNLKTTFVFATHDEKVIGYLRRKVTLVDGKVAKDERLAEESQS
- a CDS encoding GIDE domain-containing protein, giving the protein MDSSILYISVFVICLLLSWYLYKRFFAYSGLEDKFSDVVNSGGSFVFGLVLLLIILLLMLASNHFVLWFITSITFSIAPYFLVVIGSILFQFGFAKMNELEFMRNIPRSKIRSVAIGPVEISGTILSQNVLTTPYSKSPCVYCRSELEIYSADDDSDSDNSGGWKTVPGPTFKIPFWVKDETGQIMVDPEGAEVEISDRELGMLNQDGSSKDADDAVSENFSPRPGDRRYVEQFLAPNDPVFILGSAGIRKDGPTEQLLIQGGTETARFVISDSREKYAIYQEKWEMLAGLSYGIVIFVTGFLGILYLINLL
- a CDS encoding FtsX-like permease family protein, encoding MLTLKLAIRNILSAGLRTWLNVIALSFSFVAIIFVQGFYDGLNDQVERATIDDLYAGGQYWQKSYDPYDPLSLDDAHEVLPPQLQSLISEAKATPILIRRGTIYPQGRFRSILLKGIDPDQKILSIPSELLKDTSQEIPGVIGTRMAKSAGIHEGDVVTVQWRDIHGTFDARDVTIKKVFKTTVQDIDNEQIWIPLEQLRNFTRTENQATIVVLKKNVVPVDNVADWNFKDLSFLLKSIHSLVKMKSIGASIMYLLLLFLAMLAIFDTQVLSIWRRRKEMGTLMALGMTRTNVIELFTFEGAFHSILAAVVAAVYGIPLLAIAANRGFELPNAADSLGFAIGEKLFPAYSPALVIGTTILVCTVTTIVSFLPTRKIAHLKPTDALRGKMS
- a CDS encoding LemA family protein; translated protein: MGILIIVILLLVVIVFAGYLVSIYNGLVLLKNNIGKAWSNIDVLLKQRHDELTKLLESVKGYMNFEKDVQIQVTQARAAYAQAKTIPEKAQADNMMTSTLKSLFAVSENYPELKADQMFIQFQGRITEIESQIADRREFYNDSVNTFNIRIAQLPYLFIARMLNYMPAELFKAADADKQDVTVKF